A portion of the Euzebya sp. genome contains these proteins:
- a CDS encoding S1C family serine protease, giving the protein MPTVIERPVDVDERHTPPAPAPLPVPPPPSTSHHRRGDRRGRWTPVASAAIAAVVAAAVAVPVARATVDDPTAPTAETSGTTAPVVAEMPSVAEVAAAVSPSVARVGVSGPAGQGSGSAVVYDPAGILVTNAHVVADAAEVEVTLASGEVFPAEVVGADPATDVAVLRIGATDLPSVPFADDEPTVGEPTIAIGSPFGLEGSVTTGIVSATNRTLGGQSGVLGDLIQTDASINPGNSGGALVDGDGELIGLNTAILSGSGTSSGVGFAVPVTTVRDVADQILETGTVVHAALGVAGQTVDPQVAERYALGVESGAVIAQVQDGSAADEAGVRRGDIVVAVDGEPVESIADLSVAVQTHDPGDTISLDVVRGGEELTLDATLGEQQPAG; this is encoded by the coding sequence ATGCCCACCGTCATCGAGCGCCCCGTCGACGTCGACGAGCGCCACACCCCGCCCGCACCCGCACCGCTGCCGGTCCCCCCGCCGCCGTCGACCTCGCACCACCGCCGCGGAGATCGCCGGGGTCGGTGGACGCCGGTCGCGAGCGCGGCCATCGCGGCCGTCGTCGCCGCCGCCGTCGCCGTCCCAGTGGCCCGCGCGACCGTCGACGACCCGACTGCCCCGACTGCAGAGACGAGCGGGACGACCGCGCCCGTCGTGGCGGAGATGCCCTCGGTGGCAGAGGTCGCGGCGGCCGTCTCACCCTCCGTGGCCCGGGTCGGGGTGTCCGGTCCGGCCGGGCAGGGCTCGGGCTCTGCGGTGGTGTACGACCCCGCGGGCATCCTGGTGACCAACGCCCACGTGGTGGCTGACGCCGCGGAGGTCGAGGTCACGCTCGCCAGCGGCGAGGTGTTCCCGGCCGAGGTGGTCGGGGCGGACCCCGCCACCGACGTGGCGGTGCTCCGGATCGGCGCGACCGACCTGCCGTCCGTGCCCTTCGCCGACGACGAACCGACCGTCGGGGAGCCCACCATCGCGATCGGGAGCCCGTTCGGGCTGGAGGGGTCCGTCACGACCGGGATCGTCAGCGCCACCAACCGGACGCTCGGCGGGCAGTCCGGTGTGCTGGGCGACCTGATCCAGACCGACGCCTCGATCAACCCGGGCAACTCCGGCGGCGCACTCGTCGACGGCGACGGTGAGCTGATCGGCCTCAACACCGCGATCCTGTCCGGCAGCGGGACCTCCAGCGGCGTCGGGTTCGCCGTGCCCGTGACGACCGTCCGGGACGTCGCCGACCAGATCCTCGAGACCGGCACGGTCGTGCACGCCGCCCTCGGCGTCGCCGGGCAGACCGTCGACCCCCAGGTCGCCGAGCGCTACGCGCTGGGCGTCGAGTCGGGCGCCGTCATCGCCCAGGTGCAGGACGGCTCAGCGGCCGACGAGGCCGGCGTCCGTCGGGGCGACATCGTCGTCGCCGTGGACGGCGAACCGGTCGAGTCCATCGCCGACCTCTCCGTCGCCGTCCAGACGCACGATCCGGGTGACACGATCTCCCTAGACGTGGTCCGCGGTGGTGAGGAGCTGACCCTCGACGCCACCCTGGGCGAGCAGCAGCCGGCCGGCTGA
- a CDS encoding metal-dependent hydrolase, whose translation MTGRTHALLGAVTWVVVAGEAVPGAPSSGEIAFGAVICAGRALLPDLDHVGSRASRAGGVATRALAVGVRTAAGGHRGATHSAVAVLALWLGLTAVADRMLVPDARWIADAVAAGALSHLVADGLTAGGVPLLWPLTRRRLGVPLARTGGSVDRLVGLACLALLAVVAIRSVWPALL comes from the coding sequence ATGACCGGTCGCACCCACGCGCTGCTCGGGGCGGTGACGTGGGTCGTGGTGGCGGGCGAGGCCGTGCCCGGTGCCCCCTCCTCCGGCGAGATCGCGTTCGGGGCCGTGATCTGCGCCGGCAGGGCCCTGCTCCCCGACCTCGACCACGTCGGCAGCCGGGCCAGCCGCGCGGGTGGGGTCGCCACCCGCGCACTCGCGGTCGGCGTCCGGACCGCGGCCGGGGGCCACCGCGGCGCGACGCACAGCGCGGTGGCGGTCCTGGCCCTGTGGCTCGGGCTGACCGCGGTCGCGGATCGCATGCTGGTGCCCGACGCGCGGTGGATCGCCGATGCGGTGGCCGCCGGGGCGCTCAGCCACCTCGTCGCCGACGGCCTGACCGCCGGCGGCGTCCCGCTGCTGTGGCCGCTCACCCGCCGGCGGCTGGGCGTCCCCCTCGCCCGGACCGGCGGGTCCGTCGACCGACTGGTCGGCCTGGCCTGCCTCGCCCTGCTCGCGGTGGTCGCGATCCGGTCGGTGTGGCCGGCGCTGCTCTGA